The sequence below is a genomic window from Fimbriimonadaceae bacterium.
TGTTGTTCGAACGGCTGCCGTCGGGGTTTCCCGCACCGATTCTGCTTGTTCAGCACATGCCGCCGGGGTTCACCGAGAGCCTGGCGCTCAGGCTTGGCCGGGTGGGGCCGATCCACTGCCGCGAGGCCCGGGACGCCGAACATCCGGCACCGGGGGAAGCGCTCATCGCACCGGGAGGACGCCACCTCGTCGTCGATTCCGGTGGCACGCTGAGGTTGGAGGACGGTCCGACCGTCCATGGGGTGCGCCCGTCGGCCGATCGGCTGTTCCTCTCGGCGGCGACCCACTACGGATCGCGTTGCCTCGCCCTCGTGCTGACGGGAATGGGTCGGGACGGCGCGGAAGGGGCCCAGGCCCTTCGGGCGGCTGGAGCGACCGTGTTCGGCGAAGCGGAGAGCACCTGCACGATTTACGGCATGCCTCGCGCGGCGAAGGCGGTCGGAGGCATCGACGCCGAGTTCCCGATCCACGACATGGCCGACGCGCTCGTCCGCGCGATGCGAGGTGCCCGTGCAGCTTGACGAACGCCACTGGGACCTCTTCTACCGGGATTTGCGGGCGCAGACGGGGCTCGACCTCGCGCTCTACAAGCAGGAGCAGACCCGCCGCCGCCTCGTCAGCCTCGCGAAGTCGATGGGATGCGAGACACTATTGGATTTCGGCAGGGAGTTGGCCCGGGACCCCGAAGGCGTCTCGAAGCTTCTGGATCACCTCGCGATCAACGTGACCTCGATGTTCCGCAATCCGGAGAAGTGGCGCGTCCTCGAGCAGGAGGTGCTGCCGGAACTCCTCCAACGCGCGCCCTCGCTGAGCGTGTGGAGCGCCGGGTGCAGCCACGGATCCGAACCCTACTCGCTCGCCGCGCTTCTCCAGGCAACGCGGCCCGGCCTGCACCGCATCCTCGCGACCGATGTGGACCCCGGAGCCCTGCGGTGCGCCCGGGAAGGGCTCTTTTCACCGGCGGCACTGGAGGCGTTGCCCCGACCGGAGCTCCGAGCCATGTTCGAGCCCGCCGACGGCGTGTTTCGCGCCAACGCCGTCCTGCGGAGGACGGTCGCGGTGGTCGAACACAACCTTCTGTCCGAGCCGCCTCGGACCGGATTCGACCTCATCCTGTGCCGCAACGTCACGATCTACTTCAACGAGGAGGCCAAGGCGATGCTCTATCGTCGGTTCTATTCCGCCCTGCGAGAGGGCGGCTATCTGCTCATCGGAAACACGGAGCGCATCTTCGACAGCCGCGAGATTGGTTTTGAGGCGCCCTACACCTGCTTCTATCGAAAGCCCGGAGGAGGGGCTGGACTATGGCGAAACGCATCTTGATCAGTGACGATGCGCTCTTCATGCGGACCGCGCTGAAGAACATCCTGTCGGAGAATGGCTACGAAATCGTCGGCGAGGCCGAAAACGGGGCGGAGGCCGTGGAGATGTACCGGTCGCTCCACCCCGACGTCGTTTTGATGGACATCACGATGCCGGAGATGGATGGGATCGAGGCCCTCAAGGCGATTCGGTCCGAGTTTCCGGAGGCCGCGATCGTCATGTGCACGGCCATGGGTCAGAAGGCGTTGGTCATCCAAGCCATCGGCGCCGGCGCACGAGACTTCATTGTCAAGCCCTTCGAGGCCAGGCGGGTTCTGGAGGCCGTCCAGCGCGCCGCCGCGTGAAGCGTATGAGGGTCGAGCACGTCCGCCCGTTTGCGGAGGCCTCGGTCGAGGTCTGCAAGAGCCTTCTGGGGATCGATCCCCAGCGGGGCGAGCTTGCGGTGCGTCCCGTCCTCGAGACCGCTCGGCAGATCAACGCCGTCTGTTCGATCGGCGGCGGGCTCGCCGGGTTCGTGATGCTGAGCATGTCGGCCCGCACGGCCAACCAGATCGCCGGGCGTCTGATCGGCAGCCCCGTTGTCACCTTCGACCAGATGGCCGCCAGCGCCGTGGCCGAGTTCGGCAACATGATCGGGGGAAGGAGCCTCACCCTGCTCGCCGATGCCGGAGTCGAGTGCACGCTCTCGCCGCCGACCGTGATCCGGGGCACGCAAGCACCCATCCAGGGAGCCCCGGGGCCTGCGATCCTCATCCCGCTGCTTCTGGGCCCGTTCGGGACCGTCGACGTGGTGGTCAGCCTCGCTTCCATCGCCCAAGCCGCTTAGCGGCCGAAAGACCCTGGTGCCCGCAACCCGCGGGCCGCGCGCGCGTACACTACTCCTGATGGCCAAGCGCAAGATACTGACCGGCATCCCAGCCTCGGCGTTCGTGGCGGACACGGACCGGATCGCCCTGGAAGCGCTCAAGCGCGTCCCGCTGCTGCCCCAGCTCATCCAGAAGTTCTACGAGGTGGGCCTCGATCGCTGGATGTACTGCTACAACATGTCGATGTCCGTCCGGTGCGGACCCAAGCAGTACAAGACGCTCTACGCGATCCTCAAGGAGTCCTCCGCGATCCTGGACATGCCCGAGCCCGAGCTGTACATCACCAACAATCCCTTCCCGAACGCGTTTGCCGGCGGGGTCGAGCGCCCGTACATCACGCTTCGTTCGTCGATGATCGACACGCTGACCGACGAGCAGCTCTACCACCTGATGGGACACGAGCTGGGGCACATCAAGGCGGGCCACATCCTGTACAAGTCGGTGGCCTCGGTGCTGCTGCCGCTTCTGGAGCTCCTGGGTCGTCGAACGTTCG
It includes:
- a CDS encoding chemotaxis protein CheX → MRVEHVRPFAEASVEVCKSLLGIDPQRGELAVRPVLETARQINAVCSIGGGLAGFVMLSMSARTANQIAGRLIGSPVVTFDQMAASAVAEFGNMIGGRSLTLLADAGVECTLSPPTVIRGTQAPIQGAPGPAILIPLLLGPFGTVDVVVSLASIAQAA
- a CDS encoding chemotaxis response regulator protein-glutamate methylesterase, producing the protein MQRVLIVDDSPVIRRLLGDMIGGEPDLEVVGYAPDGEEAVAKVRELRPDVVTMDVEMPRCTGLEALRRIMAESPVPVLMVSSLTRSGARETIEALQCGAFDVVAKPALGPAEFPRVREELIQKIRLARFAQVKAPVAAPSRPPSKPSLEGVDGSRIVLIASSTGGPRALTMLFERLPSGFPAPILLVQHMPPGFTESLALRLGRVGPIHCREARDAEHPAPGEALIAPGGRHLVVDSGGTLRLEDGPTVHGVRPSADRLFLSAATHYGSRCLALVLTGMGRDGAEGAQALRAAGATVFGEAESTCTIYGMPRAAKAVGGIDAEFPIHDMADALVRAMRGARAA
- a CDS encoding M48 family metallopeptidase, which codes for MAKRKILTGIPASAFVADTDRIALEALKRVPLLPQLIQKFYEVGLDRWMYCYNMSMSVRCGPKQYKTLYAILKESSAILDMPEPELYITNNPFPNAFAGGVERPYITLRSSMIDTLTDEQLYHLMGHELGHIKAGHILYKSVASVLLPLLELLGRRTFGLGDVASVGIMLAFYEWSRQAELTADRAGLLVSQSLDLSIDANLALTAGPNRLSGEMNRDAFMEQARAYQDAGTLESIGKVLIFMLMSSTYTHPMPVHRTQELERWVQTGAYDRILAGDYARVGDAKAG
- a CDS encoding response regulator — protein: MAKRILISDDALFMRTALKNILSENGYEIVGEAENGAEAVEMYRSLHPDVVLMDITMPEMDGIEALKAIRSEFPEAAIVMCTAMGQKALVIQAIGAGARDFIVKPFEARRVLEAVQRAAA
- a CDS encoding protein-glutamate O-methyltransferase CheR, with the translated sequence MQLDERHWDLFYRDLRAQTGLDLALYKQEQTRRRLVSLAKSMGCETLLDFGRELARDPEGVSKLLDHLAINVTSMFRNPEKWRVLEQEVLPELLQRAPSLSVWSAGCSHGSEPYSLAALLQATRPGLHRILATDVDPGALRCAREGLFSPAALEALPRPELRAMFEPADGVFRANAVLRRTVAVVEHNLLSEPPRTGFDLILCRNVTIYFNEEAKAMLYRRFYSALREGGYLLIGNTERIFDSREIGFEAPYTCFYRKPGGGAGLWRNAS